A single window of Rubripirellula lacrimiformis DNA harbors:
- a CDS encoding helix-turn-helix domain-containing protein — MSTTKTIEAPLENTNTSLMRMILSLHGTQQKAFIAALTECSDQLRTNSERLMAIIDNPESLPGDKGRAWHTLLDQFRLLPDTAGRYGMDLAQSESGAAEKFPALQNEVEKMDSQEAQFAGRLRQIMKSKHITQKQLAERVECSQPAISQMLNRKCRPQRSTLEKIAVALQVDIRELWPDIEVVDYLDSVAAFEQDGQEMSEAMAKALRDNPQPRSTIEGKPLPSWKDSVQSDE, encoded by the coding sequence ATGAGCACGACAAAAACTATCGAAGCTCCACTTGAAAATACCAATACTTCGCTGATGCGGATGATTCTTTCGTTGCACGGAACTCAACAAAAAGCCTTCATCGCCGCGCTGACTGAATGCAGTGACCAGCTTCGCACCAATTCCGAACGTCTGATGGCGATCATCGACAACCCCGAGTCTCTTCCTGGCGACAAAGGCCGCGCGTGGCACACGCTGTTGGATCAGTTTCGTTTGCTGCCTGATACCGCGGGCCGCTATGGCATGGACCTCGCTCAATCTGAATCAGGTGCCGCAGAGAAGTTTCCTGCGTTGCAAAACGAAGTCGAAAAGATGGATTCGCAAGAGGCTCAGTTCGCTGGCCGCTTGCGACAAATCATGAAGAGCAAGCACATCACTCAGAAACAACTTGCCGAGCGAGTCGAATGTTCGCAGCCGGCGATCTCTCAAATGCTTAACCGTAAGTGCCGTCCTCAACGATCGACGCTCGAAAAGATCGCGGTCGCGCTGCAGGTGGATATTCGCGAGCTGTGGCCTGACATCGAAGTCGTTGATTACTTGGATTCGGTGGCTGCCTTTGAGCAGGACGGCCAAGAGATGAGCGAGGCGATGGCTAAGGCACTTCGCGACAACCCGCAACCACGATCAACCATCGAGGGTAAGCCGCTGCCGTCGTGGAAGGACAGCGTCCAATCGGATGAGTGA
- a CDS encoding class I SAM-dependent methyltransferase gives MTQPSDPFFEPYDRDEIAYGDAPTAAVAAFLDQVGGGGRALDLGAGAGRDTVALAAAGYDVTAVDLSRRGLDRIQERAAAVGLADRVVTKQGDVRELSLPAKTYDAIVATTVLDHIPAADASVLWDKMTRALTDRGMLFVEVHTTEDPGSDQSPGRESQAPVSETAGAVINYFKPNQLASWAVQSESQLRVLRYEERQEWDYTHGPEHLHGKAILLAVHAGSFPAWHGQPAAFPRSGT, from the coding sequence ATGACGCAGCCGTCTGACCCTTTTTTTGAGCCCTATGACCGAGATGAAATCGCGTACGGGGATGCTCCCACGGCTGCCGTTGCTGCATTCCTAGATCAAGTCGGCGGCGGCGGTCGGGCGTTGGATTTGGGCGCCGGTGCCGGCCGCGACACCGTGGCGCTGGCGGCGGCCGGTTACGATGTCACCGCGGTGGACCTTAGCCGTCGCGGCCTGGACCGGATCCAGGAACGCGCCGCCGCGGTTGGGTTGGCTGATCGAGTGGTGACGAAACAAGGTGATGTGCGTGAACTGTCGCTGCCGGCTAAGACATACGATGCGATCGTGGCCACCACGGTGCTGGACCATATTCCGGCGGCCGACGCGAGTGTCTTGTGGGACAAAATGACTCGAGCGCTGACCGATCGTGGGATGTTGTTTGTCGAAGTGCATACCACGGAAGATCCTGGCAGTGATCAATCGCCCGGTCGGGAAAGCCAGGCTCCCGTCAGCGAGACCGCGGGGGCGGTCATCAACTATTTTAAACCCAACCAGTTGGCGTCTTGGGCGGTGCAATCCGAGTCGCAATTGCGCGTACTTCGATACGAAGAACGCCAGGAATGGGACTACACGCATGGCCCCGAACATTTGCACGGCAAAGCAATTCTATTGGCGGTCCACGCTGGTTCTTTCCCCGCATGGCACGGACAGCCCGCGGCGTTTCCACGCAGCGGGACCTAA
- a CDS encoding DUF202 domain-containing protein — MTDHEQAAESRKDDLALVRTDLANERTLLAYSRTSLMMAATGVTLVKFFPEVLRIRLIGWALVAVGVTIGTVGVTRFVNLHRRLHRSG; from the coding sequence ATGACGGACCATGAACAGGCTGCGGAATCACGCAAAGATGATCTGGCCCTGGTACGCACCGACCTGGCCAACGAGCGGACTCTGTTAGCCTATAGCCGGACCTCATTGATGATGGCCGCAACCGGTGTGACGCTGGTGAAGTTCTTTCCCGAGGTGCTGCGGATTCGATTGATCGGTTGGGCGCTGGTCGCGGTCGGAGTAACGATCGGTACAGTCGGCGTGACACGCTTTGTGAACCTGCACAGGCGTCTGCACCGGAGCGGGTGA
- a CDS encoding WD40 repeat domain-containing serine/threonine-protein kinase produces the protein MNHNADDANCDDANEDNPNSLADSDVLIGQIAEEFLAAGRTGDPPSLNDFVGSHPAVIANPAIEKSLRRMLETIRLLHGLGGESSMDEEHVESTSSPDAGWPEIEDYQLLRVAGRGGMGVVYEAIQVPLSRKVALKVLPGHTADNPSAMARFKQEARAAAQLHHTNIVPVFEVGDDGGHCYYAMQFIEGHSLDAVIRRLREIRDIDQCKSRHGLPEQVPQGLAINSSEAENDNNVLLDSQLETTCYFTLLETPPTRQMLDSDDTLPIAKGSSTLTVTRQSKPYFRNVARIGHQIADGLQHAHERGIVHRDIKPSNIILDPKGDAWITDFGLAKTDDVDLTRDGDVVGTLRYMSPERFTGICDASSDIYSLGVTLYEMLALQSPFSAYDRIGLLAAIRDKHPPPLRSLNHRVPRDLQTIVDKAMEKEPRRRYRTADAMASDLERFLDGRPIRARRVGSAERIWLWAKNNVGLASSIATIAVVLIAASVLSTAQALRLSEANIRTTAEASRATRAEAVAIDERVTAQKALAKSQLEVAEKEFERGKFMEAQKIIDDTPEQFRDSNWNFLKNHSSDSVWQLIIRGQGSVRHFDFSPQSNHLAAVLHQRVGGVFSLDGKQVGDSIPGYAIYGDIAGSKGGEQIAFPVSESEIIVQELLTGKILHRWPCQTYQWSNVLMSPDGRVTLVTMKGQLTAFETRTGKPLWTQKWNGVLPDFSLDSRSVAVVTERKNLDFKIEIIELLKGSVWKTFEVKSDKPSLTQLQFTQNGWLSCYGDNELIILNATSGVKIRALHFMGDEVRRLSPSGAVVATNNANRIRLWDTKSGRLLRSLNGLTPLPWKVKFSSDGAMLLSARGGAADGVVDFWSTRLEEEVAEIATGDVLNSASRFLNCRVAFDLDGSRVYKLRNTVVEAWPVGANRKEWIARSNGELFSDLAVHPHDGTVMVSENMKPTFTHLSDTGEELPPFGRSKSSSVQFNRGGEFLLTVKVASAKVRPGKGAIIFDYATGDELWSNDDIERPFAVFCLSDSAVATAALAGGIDVWDWKLNERLFQIDASQTGSISCLAASPDGRLLATGGLDRWIRVWDLPTRTLKTAFRAHWESVRCLKFSSDGNELLSGDASGTVRIHDAIKGDEILALYGLSTQVADVDFSPNGTQIAAIGKDGLVKIWNRQISAGAAKLPWQSAEFTRAAEAQHDD, from the coding sequence ATGAACCATAACGCAGATGACGCAAATTGTGATGACGCAAACGAGGACAACCCAAATTCGTTGGCGGACAGCGACGTTCTGATTGGCCAGATCGCCGAAGAGTTTCTGGCGGCTGGTCGCACCGGCGACCCGCCAAGCTTGAATGACTTCGTCGGCTCGCATCCCGCCGTGATTGCGAACCCAGCCATCGAAAAGTCGCTCCGGCGGATGCTGGAAACCATTCGGCTTCTGCATGGTCTCGGTGGCGAATCGTCCATGGATGAAGAACATGTTGAGTCGACATCCTCGCCAGATGCCGGCTGGCCCGAAATCGAAGACTATCAGCTGCTTCGCGTCGCGGGCCGAGGCGGAATGGGCGTCGTCTACGAAGCGATTCAAGTGCCCTTGTCTCGCAAGGTAGCGCTTAAAGTCTTGCCGGGTCACACGGCCGATAACCCCAGCGCGATGGCACGATTCAAACAGGAAGCTCGCGCGGCGGCCCAGCTTCACCATACCAACATTGTGCCTGTGTTCGAGGTCGGCGACGACGGCGGGCATTGCTACTATGCGATGCAATTTATCGAAGGCCATTCGCTGGACGCGGTGATCCGCCGGTTGCGTGAGATCCGCGACATCGACCAGTGCAAATCCCGTCACGGTCTACCGGAACAAGTACCGCAAGGTTTAGCGATCAACAGCAGTGAGGCGGAGAACGACAACAACGTTTTGCTGGATTCGCAGCTCGAGACAACTTGCTACTTCACGTTGCTGGAAACACCCCCGACGCGACAAATGCTCGACAGCGATGACACGTTGCCGATTGCCAAAGGTAGTTCGACGTTGACGGTGACGAGGCAATCCAAACCGTACTTTCGCAACGTCGCACGAATCGGACATCAAATTGCCGACGGACTCCAGCACGCTCACGAACGCGGCATCGTGCATCGCGATATCAAACCGTCCAACATCATCCTGGATCCCAAGGGAGATGCATGGATCACGGACTTCGGCCTTGCCAAGACCGATGATGTCGACCTGACACGTGACGGCGACGTCGTGGGGACGCTGCGTTACATGTCACCGGAGCGTTTTACGGGGATCTGTGATGCGAGCAGCGATATCTATTCGCTAGGCGTGACACTGTATGAGATGTTAGCGCTGCAGTCGCCGTTTTCCGCGTACGACCGTATTGGTTTGTTAGCCGCGATCCGGGACAAGCATCCGCCCCCGCTGCGATCACTGAATCATCGCGTGCCGCGTGACCTGCAAACCATTGTCGACAAGGCGATGGAAAAGGAGCCGCGTCGTCGTTATCGAACGGCCGACGCGATGGCTAGCGACTTAGAACGTTTCCTTGACGGTCGTCCGATTCGTGCCCGCCGTGTTGGTTCGGCCGAGCGGATCTGGCTATGGGCGAAAAACAATGTCGGCCTCGCGTCGTCGATCGCAACGATCGCAGTTGTCCTCATCGCGGCCAGTGTGTTGAGTACGGCGCAGGCACTTCGATTGAGCGAAGCGAATATTAGGACAACCGCCGAAGCAAGCCGCGCAACGAGAGCCGAAGCTGTTGCTATCGACGAACGCGTCACGGCTCAGAAAGCGTTAGCCAAGTCACAGCTTGAAGTCGCTGAAAAGGAATTCGAGCGAGGCAAGTTCATGGAGGCACAAAAAATTATTGACGACACCCCGGAGCAGTTCCGGGATTCCAACTGGAACTTCCTCAAAAATCATTCCAGCGACTCTGTTTGGCAGTTAATTATCCGAGGGCAGGGTAGCGTCCGCCACTTTGATTTTTCGCCCCAAAGCAATCATCTGGCAGCCGTTCTGCACCAGCGGGTCGGGGGAGTTTTCTCTCTCGACGGTAAGCAAGTCGGCGATTCGATTCCGGGATATGCGATTTACGGCGACATCGCTGGAAGTAAGGGCGGCGAGCAGATTGCCTTTCCCGTATCTGAGAGCGAGATCATTGTGCAAGAACTGCTTACGGGAAAGATTCTTCACCGTTGGCCCTGTCAGACGTATCAGTGGAGCAACGTATTGATGAGTCCCGATGGCCGGGTCACGTTGGTCACAATGAAGGGGCAACTGACGGCTTTTGAGACACGTACGGGCAAGCCGCTGTGGACCCAAAAATGGAATGGGGTTCTTCCGGATTTCAGCCTTGACTCCAGGAGCGTAGCGGTCGTCACTGAACGGAAAAACCTGGACTTCAAGATCGAGATCATTGAATTATTGAAAGGAAGCGTTTGGAAAACCTTTGAAGTGAAATCCGACAAACCGAGCCTTACACAATTGCAGTTCACGCAAAATGGCTGGCTATCGTGTTATGGTGACAACGAGCTGATCATTTTGAATGCGACATCAGGCGTGAAAATACGAGCTTTGCACTTCATGGGTGATGAGGTGCGACGATTAAGTCCCAGTGGAGCTGTTGTTGCAACCAATAATGCTAACCGCATCCGGCTGTGGGATACCAAATCGGGGCGGCTGCTACGGTCACTTAATGGACTGACCCCGTTGCCATGGAAAGTCAAATTCAGCTCTGACGGAGCGATGCTACTTTCAGCTCGTGGGGGGGCTGCCGACGGCGTCGTCGATTTCTGGTCAACTCGCCTCGAAGAAGAAGTTGCAGAAATAGCGACGGGCGATGTTCTCAACTCAGCCTCGCGTTTTCTTAATTGCAGAGTCGCGTTCGATCTTGATGGCAGTCGCGTTTACAAACTGCGTAACACTGTGGTCGAAGCTTGGCCTGTTGGGGCCAATCGCAAAGAGTGGATCGCTCGCTCCAATGGAGAACTCTTTTCCGACTTGGCGGTTCATCCCCACGACGGAACCGTCATGGTGAGCGAGAACATGAAGCCAACGTTCACGCACTTATCGGACACCGGCGAGGAACTGCCACCTTTTGGAAGGTCCAAGTCGTCGAGCGTGCAGTTCAATCGTGGTGGAGAATTCCTGCTGACCGTCAAGGTTGCGTCCGCGAAAGTCCGGCCTGGAAAGGGGGCCATCATCTTCGACTATGCAACGGGAGATGAGTTGTGGTCCAACGACGATATCGAACGGCCATTCGCTGTTTTTTGTCTCAGCGATAGTGCTGTGGCGACTGCTGCCCTTGCCGGTGGGATCGACGTTTGGGACTGGAAGTTGAATGAGCGTCTGTTTCAGATCGACGCATCACAGACGGGGAGCATTAGTTGCTTAGCGGCCAGCCCTGACGGACGACTGCTGGCGACCGGTGGACTCGATCGCTGGATTCGCGTGTGGGATTTGCCAACGCGGACGCTGAAAACGGCCTTTCGCGCTCATTGGGAGAGCGTCCGCTGTCTGAAGTTCAGTAGCGACGGAAACGAACTTCTCAGCGGTGACGCCAGTGGAACTGTCCGGATTCATGACGCCATCAAGGGCGACGAGATACTAGCCTTGTACGGTCTATCAACTCAGGTCGCAGATGTCGACTTCTCTCCCAACGGCACACAGATCGCAGCGATTGGCAAGGACGGACTTGTCAAAATTTGGAATCGTCAGATTTCGGCCGGGGCCGCAAAACTGCCCTGGCAATCTGCAGAATTCACTCGGGCTGCGGAAGCACAGCATGACGACTGA
- a CDS encoding AAA family ATPase, which produces MSPKFQPVRELYDQIAAQIGKLYVGQDELVLGTLTALFSGGHVLIESVPGLGKTLFVRALGQTLGCDFGRIQFTADLMPSDITGAPVYDMQKSEFRFRPGPVFTQFLLADEINRSPAKTHAALLEIMQEYRVTVDGTSHQVPRPFLVMATQNPLESEGTYNLPEAQLDRFMFKLRVDYPTADQEAEILKLHSQQIDLNQRLRNEIQTVTSPEQILEVMQLCGTVRVEDSLVDYINKIVRATRSWPAFHIGASPRAGLALMQAARTLAAFGGRDYAVPDDVVEIATPALRHRVELTAESEIEGRTADEELGSLIRGIEVPRD; this is translated from the coding sequence ATGTCACCCAAGTTTCAGCCCGTTCGTGAGCTGTACGACCAGATTGCCGCTCAGATTGGCAAGCTTTATGTCGGGCAAGACGAGTTGGTGCTAGGGACTTTGACCGCGTTGTTTTCCGGCGGTCATGTGTTGATCGAATCCGTTCCCGGTCTCGGCAAGACGTTGTTCGTGCGGGCCTTGGGGCAGACTTTAGGATGCGATTTTGGACGCATCCAGTTCACGGCCGACCTGATGCCATCGGATATCACCGGCGCGCCGGTCTATGACATGCAGAAGAGCGAGTTTCGGTTTCGTCCGGGACCCGTGTTCACTCAGTTTCTGTTGGCCGACGAAATCAACCGCTCACCGGCCAAGACGCACGCGGCACTGCTGGAAATCATGCAGGAGTACCGTGTCACCGTGGACGGCACCAGCCACCAAGTGCCGCGACCTTTTCTGGTGATGGCGACGCAGAACCCGCTTGAAAGTGAAGGCACCTACAACCTGCCCGAAGCCCAGTTGGATCGATTCATGTTCAAGCTTCGAGTCGACTATCCAACGGCCGACCAGGAAGCTGAAATCTTGAAACTGCACAGCCAGCAAATCGACTTGAACCAACGGCTGCGAAACGAAATCCAAACGGTGACCAGTCCCGAACAGATTTTGGAGGTGATGCAGTTGTGTGGGACCGTTCGTGTCGAAGACAGCTTGGTCGACTACATCAACAAGATCGTGCGGGCGACCCGTTCCTGGCCCGCGTTCCATATCGGCGCGTCACCGCGAGCCGGTTTGGCACTGATGCAGGCCGCACGTACTTTGGCGGCCTTCGGTGGTCGTGACTATGCCGTCCCAGACGACGTGGTCGAAATCGCGACCCCCGCGCTTCGGCACCGTGTCGAACTGACTGCCGAATCCGAAATCGAAGGCCGCACCGCCGACGAAGAACTCGGTTCCCTGATCCGCGGCATCGAAGTGCCGCGTGATTGA
- a CDS encoding DUF4129 domain-containing protein, with protein MSTSALFRCTCLAAILLGGSPVSVSAAEVANSPVANSPVASSPVANSPVANSPVDRASVDGASVDAAGVSVKVDDSVSSSVWYDADQRSVLPVDVTPQVDDTLHRDSRWLPKPERVVKPDAPQAAPGTTWNSNGLFGSGMSLSNLLGWLVLLTLFALGIGLVIYAMSKAEIDLITNARLRAVDDQGDGTPDEQTLQRIKHLPAELRRTDVNLRSEAQRLMEAGQYDQAIILLFGHQLLLLDRVGMIRLNRGKTNRKYVRETQATVPDLARRLQATVDGFEKSYFGRHAVTANEFAMLWESNERMENVLQTRVGGAI; from the coding sequence ATGAGCACTTCCGCATTGTTTCGCTGCACCTGCTTGGCCGCGATCTTGCTGGGCGGATCACCGGTGTCGGTCTCGGCTGCGGAAGTCGCCAATTCGCCGGTTGCCAATTCGCCAGTTGCCAGTTCGCCAGTTGCCAATTCGCCAGTTGCCAATTCGCCAGTTGACCGCGCGTCCGTCGATGGCGCGTCCGTGGATGCTGCGGGCGTGAGCGTCAAGGTCGACGATTCGGTATCCAGTTCGGTCTGGTACGACGCGGATCAACGCAGCGTGTTGCCCGTGGACGTCACCCCACAGGTCGACGACACGTTGCACCGAGACAGTCGCTGGTTGCCCAAGCCAGAGCGGGTGGTCAAACCAGACGCGCCGCAGGCGGCCCCAGGGACGACGTGGAATTCGAATGGCTTGTTCGGGTCTGGAATGTCACTGTCCAACTTGTTGGGATGGTTGGTTTTATTGACGTTGTTCGCACTGGGTATCGGACTTGTGATTTACGCGATGAGCAAAGCGGAAATCGACTTGATAACGAATGCTCGCTTGCGAGCGGTCGATGATCAGGGCGACGGAACCCCGGACGAACAGACGTTGCAGCGAATCAAGCATCTGCCTGCTGAATTGAGACGAACGGACGTCAATTTGCGCAGCGAGGCTCAACGGTTGATGGAAGCGGGCCAGTACGACCAAGCGATCATTTTGTTGTTCGGACACCAACTGTTGCTGTTGGATCGGGTCGGAATGATCCGGCTGAATCGTGGCAAAACGAATCGCAAGTATGTCCGCGAAACCCAGGCGACCGTTCCCGATCTTGCCCGGCGTTTGCAGGCGACGGTCGACGGATTCGAAAAGTCCTACTTTGGCCGGCATGCGGTCACGGCAAACGAATTTGCGATGTTGTGGGAATCCAACGAACGCATGGAAAACGTGCTTCAAACACGTGTTGGAGGAGCGATATGA
- a CDS encoding GNAT family N-acetyltransferase: protein MSEFQLYADAFTEADRGDLVGFSCGESKSGSFCTEWIMGSGAFDSMNKGSSVWLYRLKTGQVVGYGSVGLVNWRWPMPGGKYTRLLYIPMLGIDQKSHGQPPDPDWRYSRQIMQHLVAEAIRINGERKKPAEYLLLLVDPTNEAAIRLYQRFEFHLIPDVTYGAGLSVMKHRLAR from the coding sequence ATGAGTGAGTTCCAGCTCTATGCCGATGCATTCACCGAAGCCGACCGAGGCGACTTGGTCGGCTTTTCTTGTGGTGAATCGAAGTCCGGAAGTTTCTGCACCGAGTGGATCATGGGCTCAGGAGCCTTCGACTCGATGAACAAAGGATCGTCGGTGTGGCTGTACCGCTTGAAGACCGGCCAGGTCGTTGGTTACGGTTCAGTTGGCTTGGTCAATTGGCGATGGCCAATGCCTGGTGGAAAGTACACGCGATTGCTGTATATCCCCATGCTTGGAATCGACCAAAAGTCTCACGGCCAGCCTCCCGATCCCGATTGGCGTTACTCTCGCCAGATCATGCAGCACCTGGTTGCTGAAGCCATTCGAATAAATGGTGAACGGAAAAAGCCAGCGGAGTATTTGCTGCTGTTGGTTGACCCAACCAATGAGGCCGCGATACGTCTCTACCAACGCTTTGAATTTCATCTGATCCCTGACGTGACTTATGGCGCAGGCTTGAGCGTTATGAAGCACCGATTGGCGAGATGA
- a CDS encoding HD domain-containing protein, with the protein MTISFKESNLYSKAFKTEGLSVDAKKAANRLESVLDRFRETAAVLAEDVARSVPQLTDHSIHHLDALWTTASQIAGEEWALNPLEAFVLGGAFLIHDLGNAICAFPNRIEDLYGDRWNDLVAKNLIEKHGRRPTKKEVSSPPDKIKNLIVLQRLRQEHANACVALATKGIHFSDGPYIPLIEDREICGQLGRLIGEIAASHHWPIEKVASKLNQFAALSGVPQDWQVDALLIACILRCADACQVDRRRAPPLRQAVFQPEAASRKHWIAQQRLNLPTVRRGSGVLEFRSNQPFAVDERESWQIAFDLVAKNASKELEQTSALLKREGRREFAVRRIAGAESVAQFSKYVETEGWLPVDVSIQITDVANVVDRFGGQALYGENTSAPVRELIANTADAVRARRNVVTGGHAPSEGKITIRLFEDEHGWCLEVVDDGLGMSQQVMTGPLLDFGSSFWTSDLALQELPGLLASEFSPTGKFGIGFFSIFMIADSVSVTSHRFDQSHSEAVTIELEKGQLTPLLRKSTASEICPHGGTRIKARLNRSPWTEKGLVGKTPISSRENALVSRIASIAPTIDVNIDVQVDSQTSVRTVVANDWLDLSFSKLWNRLCDGRGDRMQATIPETVRFVRRDECLGRIAFHEPDYSTKCAVTVGGLNAGWLEGACAGVLLGRTDLMSRNSATPFVDGLMLADELKRLKDAEPNPYDKPAVHLTAMMRHIGVVPSKLPMFMTYESDAMTGDSLSDWAAKFKPGEEVLVNLTGTFEHDDGLGNSGTLRLYRKDVDFDLKSNVVLAPELNTVSLLAKLELVPKLGKSGKPVSMLTVVQEIFANAWKVGVADIEPSWMELEVGDYYARESHDITLEVAVFERPKRV; encoded by the coding sequence ATGACGATCAGCTTCAAAGAAAGTAATTTGTATTCAAAGGCATTCAAGACCGAAGGATTGTCTGTAGACGCTAAGAAAGCTGCAAATCGTCTTGAATCGGTGCTCGATCGATTCCGAGAGACTGCTGCAGTTCTGGCAGAGGACGTCGCACGCTCAGTTCCACAGTTGACCGATCATAGCATCCACCATCTCGACGCACTGTGGACGACCGCCAGCCAGATCGCGGGTGAAGAGTGGGCGTTGAATCCTCTTGAAGCTTTTGTTCTGGGCGGGGCGTTCTTGATCCATGACCTTGGAAACGCAATTTGCGCATTTCCGAATCGGATCGAAGATTTGTATGGAGACAGGTGGAACGACTTGGTCGCGAAGAACCTGATCGAGAAGCATGGTCGTCGTCCAACGAAAAAGGAGGTTTCGAGCCCGCCGGACAAAATCAAAAATCTCATTGTACTTCAGCGACTTCGTCAAGAGCATGCAAATGCGTGTGTCGCTTTGGCAACGAAGGGCATCCACTTCAGCGATGGCCCCTACATTCCGCTTATTGAAGATCGCGAGATCTGTGGTCAGCTCGGACGCTTGATCGGAGAGATTGCTGCAAGTCATCACTGGCCAATCGAAAAGGTGGCGAGCAAGCTCAATCAATTCGCTGCTCTTTCGGGCGTGCCTCAAGACTGGCAGGTCGATGCTCTGCTAATTGCCTGCATACTGCGATGTGCGGACGCTTGCCAAGTCGATCGACGTCGAGCCCCACCACTGCGGCAGGCTGTCTTTCAACCAGAAGCCGCGAGTCGCAAGCACTGGATTGCACAACAGCGATTAAATCTCCCAACAGTTCGGCGAGGTTCTGGGGTTCTTGAATTCCGTTCAAACCAGCCCTTCGCCGTCGATGAGAGAGAATCATGGCAGATTGCTTTTGATTTGGTTGCGAAGAATGCCAGTAAGGAGTTAGAGCAAACCAGTGCGTTGCTCAAACGCGAGGGTCGCAGGGAGTTCGCTGTACGACGAATTGCGGGGGCAGAAAGCGTGGCTCAGTTCAGTAAGTACGTGGAGACCGAAGGGTGGCTTCCAGTCGATGTATCAATTCAGATCACGGATGTAGCAAATGTGGTTGATCGCTTTGGTGGACAGGCACTGTATGGCGAGAATACGTCAGCCCCCGTGCGAGAACTCATCGCCAACACCGCTGACGCAGTTCGTGCACGACGCAATGTTGTCACCGGTGGTCACGCACCTTCAGAGGGGAAGATAACGATCCGTCTTTTTGAAGATGAACATGGTTGGTGCTTGGAGGTCGTCGATGATGGGTTAGGAATGTCGCAGCAAGTCATGACGGGGCCGCTGCTTGATTTTGGAAGCTCTTTCTGGACTTCGGATCTCGCGTTGCAGGAACTTCCCGGCCTGCTTGCTTCCGAATTTAGTCCCACAGGAAAATTTGGTATTGGTTTCTTCTCGATCTTTATGATCGCCGACTCCGTTTCTGTGACGTCGCATCGCTTTGATCAAAGTCATTCAGAAGCAGTAACGATCGAACTTGAAAAGGGTCAGTTGACGCCATTGTTGCGAAAGTCAACGGCGAGCGAGATTTGTCCTCATGGTGGCACGCGAATCAAAGCTCGACTAAACAGAAGCCCCTGGACTGAGAAAGGCCTTGTCGGGAAGACGCCAATCTCATCCCGAGAGAATGCACTGGTTTCACGCATCGCATCAATCGCGCCGACAATCGACGTTAACATCGATGTGCAGGTCGATAGCCAAACGTCTGTCAGGACTGTGGTTGCAAATGACTGGCTCGATCTCTCATTTTCAAAGCTGTGGAATCGCCTCTGTGATGGGCGTGGGGATCGAATGCAGGCGACAATTCCTGAGACCGTGAGATTCGTTCGTCGAGATGAGTGCCTTGGGAGAATTGCATTTCATGAGCCGGACTACTCAACCAAGTGTGCAGTCACGGTGGGCGGGCTGAATGCAGGTTGGCTTGAAGGTGCTTGTGCTGGCGTTTTGCTCGGAAGAACGGATTTGATGTCTCGGAATAGTGCAACGCCTTTCGTTGATGGTCTAATGCTTGCGGATGAACTGAAAAGATTAAAGGACGCTGAGCCAAATCCTTACGATAAGCCTGCAGTGCATCTCACGGCGATGATGCGACATATCGGTGTTGTTCCATCGAAGCTCCCAATGTTCATGACGTATGAATCCGACGCCATGACAGGTGACTCTCTCTCCGATTGGGCGGCGAAATTTAAGCCAGGCGAGGAAGTGTTAGTGAACCTCACCGGCACGTTTGAACATGACGATGGCCTAGGGAATTCTGGGACATTGCGTCTGTATCGGAAAGATGTTGACTTCGATCTGAAGTCGAACGTTGTCCTAGCTCCCGAGCTGAATACCGTCAGCCTGCTCGCAAAATTAGAACTTGTGCCCAAGCTGGGGAAATCGGGGAAGCCCGTCAGCATGCTTACGGTTGTTCAAGAGATCTTCGCGAACGCGTGGAAGGTTGGCGTTGCCGACATCGAACCGAGCTGGATGGAGTTGGAAGTCGGCGACTACTATGCCCGAGAGTCACACGACATCACGCTTGAGGTTGCAGTCTTTGAGCGACCGAAACGTGTCTAA